A genome region from Nicotiana tabacum cultivar K326 chromosome 13, ASM71507v2, whole genome shotgun sequence includes the following:
- the LOC107762743 gene encoding uncharacterized protein LOC107762743, whose protein sequence is MSGETTTAATMSAAADQESELSTAPNKPHITWSDSYTKAHVAIQSLASIIPFIPPSLSSSETPAFCLLHDSETAAQISKLLRQPDSGSGDNNLCRWLYDTFQSSEPELHLVVLRFLPIIAGVYLSRVNLHIPLAGFEAVLLALYAHETSSRNGQAITVNIPDLSHSSIYHETNKVAKNSATELNLAVISPSLEPYGTVRSMKRARIVGVALELYYSKIPQIPVDSKLDFCEFCKIWSDQYGENDENGDVKKRINLPWELFQPVLRILGHCLMGNKKNEKLKEAAIGACNCLYERALHDLNTKAMLATGSLIKLAKLDLESDDVDYTEIIESNTVTL, encoded by the coding sequence ATGTCCGGCGAAACAACCACCGCCGCTACCATGTCCGCCGCCGCAGATCAAGAATCAGAACTATCCACCGCCCCAAACAAACCACACATAACATGGTCCGATTCCTACACAAAAGCCCACGTCGCAATCCAATCCTTAGCTTCAATCATCCCTTTCATTCCCCCCTCCCTTTCCTCCTCCGAAACCCCCGCATTTTGCCTCCTCCACGACTCCGAAACCGCCGCCCAAATCTCCAAACTCCTCCGCCAACCCGACTCCGGTTCCGGCGACAACAACCTCTGCCGCTGGCTTTACGACACTTTCCAATCCTCCGAACCTGAACTCCACCTCGTCGTCCTCCGATTCTTACCCATAATCGCCGGCGTTTATCTCTCTCGGGTCAATCTCCATATACCATTAGCCGGATTTGAAGCTGTTTTATTAGCTTTATACGCACACGAAACTTCCTCACGTAATGGCCAAGCAATTACAGTAAATATTCCCGATCTATCACATTCAAGCATTTATCACGAAACAAATAAAGTCGCGAAAAATTCAGCCACAGAGCTAAATTTGGCTGTGATTTCCCCGAGTTTAGAACCGTACGGTACGGTAAGATCAATGAAAAGAGCTAGAATTGTTGGTGTTGCATTAGAATTATATTACAGCAAAATCCCACAAATTCCGGTTGACTCCAAACTTGATTTCTGTGAATTTTGTAAAATATGGTCAGACCAATATGGCGAAAACGACGAAAATGGGGACGTAAAAAAGAGGATTAATTTGCCATGGGAATTGTTTCAGCCGGTTTTAAGGATTTTGGGACATTGTTTAATGGGAAATAAGAAGAATGAGAAGTTGAAAGAAGCTGCAATTGGTGCATGTAATTGTCTATATGAAAGAGCTTTGCATGATTTGAATACAAAGGCAATGTTAGCTACTGGTAGTCTTATTAAGCTTGCGAAATTGGATTTGGAAAGTGATGATGTTGATTATACTGAAATTATAGAGTCCAATACCGTTACACTTTGA
- the LOC107762741 gene encoding uncharacterized protein LOC107762741, whose protein sequence is MEDQCSPLSWPYNYFLEEGIEELKHSLVYTTLELENTVISAHEELARKDEEILHLKDLLTRVVKERDEVQGKCQRLGMEKILLQQQLLQQQQQKEVQFRFQFQKQQNLVIESAPISSGTTSHDQEHDQILKGVVDSNNNNNNIGLSNSSDCDENNVVVSPPLIQDLMEKIVLKKPLPEKGKFLQAVMEAGPLLQTLLLAGPLPQWQHPPPQLNSIDIPPVTITSPTPRLLHQDSTLSSTGAACASAGACFGKKRDVGADTSPQSISKYQKVVHQSSLTNM, encoded by the exons atggAAGATCAATGTAGCCCTCTTAGCTGGCCTTATAACTACTTCCTTGAAGAG GGAATAGAGGAATTGAAGCATTCTTTGGTGTACACAACATTGGAATTGGAAAACACTGTCATTTCTGCACATGAGGAACTTGCTAGGAAAGATGAGGAGATTTTGCACCTCAAGGATCTTTTGACTAGAGTTGTGAAAGAAAGAGATGAAGTTCAAGGCAAATGTCAAAGGCTTGGAATGGAGAAAATCTTACTCCAACAACAATtactccaacaacaacaacaaaaagaagtACAATTCCGATTCCAATTCCAAAAGCAACAAAATCTTGTTATAGAAAGTGCACCTATTTCTAGTGGCACAACAAGTCATGATCAAGAACATGACCAAATTTTAAAAGGAGTAGTTGactctaacaacaacaacaacaacattggACTTTCTAATTCCTCAGATTGTGATGAAAACAATGTTGTTGTTTCCCCTCCATTAATCCAAGATTTAATGGAAAAGATTGTTCTCAAAAAACCATTGCCAGAAAAAGGGAAGTTTTTGCAAGCTGTAATGGAAGCAGGGCCACTACTTCAAACACTTCTTTTAGCTGGTCCACTTCCTCAATGGCAACATCCACCACCACAACTCAATTCCATCGACATTCCTCCTGTCACTATTACCTCCCCTACGCCGCGGCTACTCCACCAGGACTCCACCCTGAGTAGCACCGGCGCTGCCTGTGCCAGCGCCGGAGCATGTTTTGGGAAGAaaagggatgttggtgctgatacttcTCCACAGTCAATTTCCAAGTATCAAAAAGTTGTTCACCAGTCATCATTGACCAACATGtag